The DNA region AATGAAGGAAGTGATGATATGAACTATGATGATATGCGCCACAATGAATGAATGACCAACAACCAATCAAACCAATGCATCAACTAGTAAATCTTTAACCAAACACATGACAATGTTATGAATCAATAGTTAATAAATGAATCTCACCTTGACCAAATGATCCAAATGGATTCAAAAATTCTAATTGCCAAAAGGCATAGGGGATTAGGGTTTTGTGCTTGGTTGGGCACACCTCAAGATGGTGCCAAGAAAACCTAGTTCACCTCAAGTACAATCATCATGCCTTGACTCCATGTAGCATGCCTCATTGTCTTGAATGCTAATGACAGTTTTAAAATGTCTggacaaaattagggtatgacacccAAGACCGACGCTAACTAAATGAAGGCAACACTAAAGTTTCACCCAAGACTGACGCTACATAAATCATAGTGTAGATAATGGTCGACACTAAACCTAAATATGTTTATACTATAGCGTCGACTTTTATGTATTAGCGTTTCGTTTAGCCGACACTATAGTCTTGCTTCCAGCTTTTAGGTGTCAGTCTCAACCCCGACGCTAGGATGGCAATAACACCCTAGTGTCTGTTTTTGGCCTTTTTGCAAGAGGTTTCGGCCGACACTAAAAAGTAGTTTTCTTGTAGTGCCGACACTAGCTATCCTTAGGATTTTTTCGAATTTAATCCATTCAGTGAACTAAACTCGTGATTGTTTACTAAAAATACCAGTAAATAAGTTTGTGGTAATATTGGTTAAAAACATGTTCGATTCGCAAGCTCAACCTGATTAAAAGTTTGTTTCGGTTAGAGATAAACCAAGTATAAAATCTCATTGGTTCGTGGTCATCCTGGTCAAAACCTCAGTTCGGTTCATGAATTCAACCTGGTTTGAAAGCTCACCTTGGTTCAAGATAAAACATGTAATAATCTCAAGCTTGGGGACTAACCGTTTCAATTTACTGTTTGAAAAGAAGACTAACCGCGTCAATCCGCTGTTTGGACGAAAGACTAATTGCTACTCTCCGATGTTCGTTGTTTGGTTGAAAGTTAGTCTAAAACTTcatttttccttgtataaggaGGTTCGAGATTTCAACTCACTAAAAGTTCTTAAGAATTATTAGGATACTCTCAAAATCAAATCTTAGGAAGAAGATTATGTCACTTCATTTCGACCGAACCTCTATAATTCCTGGTTTCACTTCTCTTACCCTTAActtttcattttctacttattTATTTTCCGTTACTAATTTCTTAAATATTTTTCAACTCTGAAAATAatgttaaatattttttaaatcaTAGTTTTATGAAACCCACAATTCACCCCTATTATATATGGACTCAAATGTCCAACACGAACCACACCACCAGTTGAAATATTATTTCAAATTAGTCACAACACTTGAACACTCTAGTACAAGAAGGCATCATAACTTCCAGGCATATGGACACACATCAAGGCTCCCCAACTAAGCACTGCTAATCATGAGGAATGTGTTTAATGCACTTATTTCCAATGTTAGCGGCGTCCCATCGAAGCTCTTCCACTTCCTTTTGCCAGAAGCTGGACAAAAGACATGTACGACAAACCTTAATTCTACAACTATGAACAAGGGCTTAAGGGAAAACTATTCTGAGTAATTCAGAATGCTCATAATGAAAGGTCTAATATCAATCATCATGCGAAAAAGGGTCGCAAAATAGGTTCGACTTCACCTAGTTAAGGGCACGTGACTCCAGCCATAAGCATGCTTCCCACCATTTAATCTGATAAAAGGTTATCCGTATAAGACACCAGATCTCATGGAGACGATTTAACTGTCGTGTTATATAAAGCACAACTTGCATCATTTCAAGTATTCCCTCTCATTCACCCACTCAAATTATTTTCTCACTCATTCACTAAATTAGACAGTGAAGTGCTAATCTTGTAGATTAATCCTGCTCTATCATATCAGAAGTTCGCTCAACCACATCAAAACACCAACAAAATAAATTTAATCGACTGGTTCTTAGTTTAGTCTTTAGCAACATCTTTTTTTATTATGTACTATTGTAAATAAATGGTTAATATTTCTAAATTAATAAAAAAGAAATTTTAAAAATGAATGAAATAAATGTGTAGTTTGTTAAAATATTTATGTTAAATAAAAAATGTAGCACCAAAAATGATAACGATGATAGTTTGGTATTAGGCTAGGCTGTAGCTGAAATGAAAATACGCGTTGCGAATGATACGAGACGACTTTATATATAAATGAGAATGCAAGTAGTAAAAAGGGTTACATCAAAGTAGAAGATCAACCGCATCGCACAAGTACCAACAACAACATGAAAAACAATTCCTATCATTTCTCTACTTGAAACCCTAACTCACTCCGTTCTCGATCTGCAACTACCCATTTTCCAACCCCGTCTTCTGTCTCCATCTGTAAGTTCAATTCGCTTCGATCTAATCTAAccaattcaatttcaatttcaatttcagTTTTTTATATAATCGCTTAATTTATCAAATCCAAAATCACGTTCTGTTTCACCAGGTACACAGTTACAGATCCGTTTTTGTAGAATGGATGGAAACAAAGACGATGCATTGAAATCCTTCAAAATCGGTAAAGAAGCGTTGCAAAACGGCGATCGGAATCGCGCTTTGAAGTTTCTTAACAAAGCTCGCCGCCTCGATCCCGCCCTTCCCGTTGACGATCTCTTGTCCACCATACAAACAGATGAAGGGGATCCTCCTCCTCCAGTAGCTGCCCCCTCCGATCAACCTTCCATTCGTCGAAGGTCTTCCGCTCCGGCTCCGGCGCCAGGGCCTTCGACAACTTCCTCGATATCATATAGTCAGGAACAAATTTCAATTATAAGAGAAATTAAGAGGAAGAAGAATTATTACGATATTTTAGGGTTGGAGAAGAGTTGCACTGTGGATGATGTCAGGAAATCTTATAGGAAGCTCTCTTTGAAGGTTCATCCTGACAAGAACAAGGCCCCTGGAGCCGAGGACGCATTTAAGTTGGTGTCCAAGGCTTTTCAGTGTCTTGGTAATGAGGAGAGTAAGAGAAAGTATGATGTTTCTGGAGAGGATGAAGTGGTTTACGAAAGGCGCACAGCTAGACCGGCTTCTGCCAGAGGTTTTAATGGTTACTATGATGCTGATGTTGATGCTGAAGAAATATTTAGGAATTTCTTCTTTGGAGGAATGGCGCCTGCTGCTAATTTCGGCGGGTTTAGTTTTGGAGGGCCGGGGATGGCTCATAGACAGCCAGCTGCTGATAATAGGTCTGGTGGATTCAATGTCCGAGCTTTGATTCAGGTGCTTCCTGTGCTTCTCATTTTGCTGATTAACTTTTTGCCTTCATCGGATCCTGTGTACACTCTTTCGCAAAACTATCCCTATGAACACCGGCTTACTACACCTAAGGGTGTTAACTACTATGTTAAGTCCACAAAGTTTGAACAAGATTATCCCTTGGATAGCCGCGAACGTCTTACAATTGAGGAAAGAGTTGAGAGAGAATACTTTGGTATTCTTCGCCAGAATTGTCAGTTTGAGATCCAGCGACGCCAGTGGGGATATATCAGGGAAACGCCTCACTGTGATATGCTAAGGAAGTATGATTCAGTCCGTTGATGAGTTTGAAACAAGGTTTAATTTTACTATTGTCTTGCTTTTGATGTAGATGCAGAGCTAAACTGCGTGTGATGATATTATAGAATGTACAACTTATTTTTTCACTCAGTAATTAGTGAAACAATTACTAATAAATCACTTTGATGGGATTGTTAGCATTAGCAATCAATTTTCATCTTAAAAGTCATTATTTATGTAAGATATATGATTGCATTGCCCCCTCTTAAGTTCCCAAATCTGCATTTTGACTGGCATATATGTCTTTATATCAAGTATTTTGACTGGTATGTATGTCTTTACTTCAAGCATTTGGAATGGTGTATATATGTCTTTATATCAGCAACAGTGGTACCAATTGATAGTGTTTCAGTAATAACCTATTGTTGTTATGTTGTTTTTATAATTCTATTGGTTTTATTGCTGCAAATTGGTGATTTATGTGTATTGAGTGATTGCTTTTAGTTCTAACAATATAGCGCGGTTAGAAGAACCTTATGTTAGGGCGATTATGGATTAATGGAGGAAAAAAAGGATAGAAGGATTAGCTCAATGCATCATGAGGAACTATGTTTACAGAGCATGATTACATGAAGTAATCAATGTCTTTAGTGAAGACGTAATGGAAGCTTACTGTTTAAAATAGATAGCTAGTTATTTTGAATTCCTTTTAATAAGCTTGATCTCTAGCTGAGAGGTCGGTTTGGAGACATATTTGGATGGCAATTACATTCTTTATTGGTTATTAGCGGAAGACTGAAGATCTGTAGTCTTTGGGTATGTTTATGTGTTGCATGATCTACCTTATCTATAAGCATGTGTGTGTAGTTTTTATTAGACGGAGATGAGTAGCTGAGAGGGAAAGCCTCTGTGATCAGCAAACTAAGCATATGGGATCAGATTTCATGTTGATATATGCTATGAGTTGATTGGCCATGGTTTCTGTTATT from Lathyrus oleraceus cultivar Zhongwan6 chromosome 1, CAAS_Psat_ZW6_1.0, whole genome shotgun sequence includes:
- the LOC127096347 gene encoding chaperone protein dnaJ 49; the encoded protein is MDGNKDDALKSFKIGKEALQNGDRNRALKFLNKARRLDPALPVDDLLSTIQTDEGDPPPPVAAPSDQPSIRRRSSAPAPAPGPSTTSSISYSQEQISIIREIKRKKNYYDILGLEKSCTVDDVRKSYRKLSLKVHPDKNKAPGAEDAFKLVSKAFQCLGNEESKRKYDVSGEDEVVYERRTARPASARGFNGYYDADVDAEEIFRNFFFGGMAPAANFGGFSFGGPGMAHRQPAADNRSGGFNVRALIQVLPVLLILLINFLPSSDPVYTLSQNYPYEHRLTTPKGVNYYVKSTKFEQDYPLDSRERLTIEERVEREYFGILRQNCQFEIQRRQWGYIRETPHCDMLRKYDSVR